In a single window of the Pseudomonas sp. B21-015 genome:
- a CDS encoding MmgE/PrpD family protein, whose protein sequence is MKDQETAAFGSAYDGVMRMERLAQFCVDTRFEDLPPALVAQARRHIIDTFGAALAGADSDVAKQARQVFKGEAGSTLIWGTDQRVGAAQAAMLNGIAAHALELDDTGGCDHSGAVVLPAVMAAVSMSELSVSETPVSGRELITAIVIGYEIGRRVLEACGSYSAHNGAGWHSTATCGVFGAAAASARILGLDAQQTLAALGIAGSFSGGLWAFIHDGSQSKKLHSGRAAEGGLLAARFAQQGITGPTKLFDDVWGGFLKTLAADTAVPEALDAELGQVWKLARCSLKPYAACRGTHSAIDALGLLLNQLQVSADQVEGVEVSLCGFLQDMCGGQDINGLAAAQMSLPYALAARLVHGHCRLEAYDDEQRHHPRIAHWMSRIRLEVDPQLSEDGEPVVSVQTVDGRHASLCVEVPLGAPGNPLSDEALEEKFFSLAGRVMPRQQVQELLAQLWRLEALESVADLNVAMSVRASSRASLAPTRFTSSHD, encoded by the coding sequence ATGAAAGATCAAGAGACCGCAGCCTTCGGCAGCGCCTACGATGGGGTGATGCGGATGGAGCGGCTGGCGCAGTTTTGCGTCGATACTCGCTTTGAAGATTTACCACCCGCGTTGGTCGCACAAGCCAGGCGGCACATTATCGACACCTTCGGCGCGGCGCTGGCCGGGGCTGACAGCGACGTGGCGAAACAAGCGCGTCAGGTCTTCAAGGGTGAAGCCGGCAGCACGCTGATCTGGGGCACTGATCAGCGGGTCGGCGCGGCGCAGGCCGCCATGCTCAACGGCATCGCCGCGCATGCCCTGGAACTGGACGACACCGGCGGCTGCGACCACTCCGGCGCAGTGGTGCTGCCGGCGGTGATGGCCGCTGTGTCGATGTCTGAGCTATCGGTTTCTGAAACACCGGTAAGTGGCCGCGAGTTGATCACCGCGATAGTGATCGGCTACGAAATCGGCCGTCGGGTGCTCGAAGCCTGCGGCAGTTACTCGGCCCATAACGGCGCCGGTTGGCACTCCACGGCGACGTGCGGGGTGTTTGGTGCGGCAGCGGCCAGCGCGCGAATTCTGGGGCTGGATGCACAGCAAACCCTGGCGGCCCTGGGCATCGCCGGTAGCTTCAGTGGCGGTCTTTGGGCCTTCATCCATGACGGCTCGCAAAGCAAAAAACTCCACAGCGGTCGGGCCGCCGAAGGTGGATTGCTGGCGGCGCGGTTTGCTCAACAAGGCATCACTGGGCCGACCAAATTGTTCGATGATGTCTGGGGCGGTTTTCTCAAGACCCTAGCGGCGGATACCGCCGTGCCTGAGGCGTTGGATGCCGAACTGGGGCAGGTCTGGAAACTCGCCCGCTGCTCGCTCAAACCCTACGCGGCATGCCGGGGAACGCATTCGGCGATCGATGCATTGGGCCTGTTGCTGAATCAATTGCAGGTCAGCGCGGATCAGGTCGAGGGCGTTGAGGTTTCGTTGTGCGGATTCCTGCAAGACATGTGTGGCGGTCAGGACATCAACGGCCTGGCGGCGGCGCAGATGAGCTTGCCTTATGCCCTCGCGGCCCGGTTGGTCCATGGTCATTGCCGGTTGGAGGCCTACGACGACGAACAGCGCCACCACCCGCGGATTGCACACTGGATGTCGCGCATTCGCCTTGAAGTCGACCCGCAACTGTCGGAGGATGGCGAGCCTGTGGTCAGCGTTCAGACCGTGGATGGTCGGCACGCTAGTTTGTGTGTTGAGGTGCCGTTGGGTGCGCCGGGGAATCCGCTGAGCGATGAGGCGCTGGAGGAGAAGTTTTTCAGCCTGGCGGGGCGGGTGATGCCGCGACAGCAAGTGCAAGAATTGCTTGCGCAGTTGTGGCGGCTGGAAGCGCTTGAATCGGTGGCAGACTTGAATGTTGCGATGTCTGTGCGGGCCTCTTCGCGGGCAAGCCTCGCTCCTACAAGGTTCACGTCGAGCCACGATTAA
- a CDS encoding amino acid ABC transporter ATP-binding protein, with translation MRSIVKAVSLNKYYDHFHALKDINIEVEQGEVLCIIGPSGSGKSTLLRCVNQLEKIDKGGLWVDGELVGYRIAGNKLHELNESQIARQRLATGMVFQRFNLFPHMTVLQNIIEGPCQVLKRSPKEAHEEALELLARVGLADKRNSYPIELSGGQQQRVAIARALAMRPKLMLFDEPTSALDPELVGEVLSVMRDLAQTGMTMIVVTHELGFAREVSNRMVFMDGGQIVEAGSPEEILISPQNPRTQSFISAVRT, from the coding sequence ATGAGAAGCATCGTCAAGGCCGTGAGCCTGAACAAGTATTACGACCATTTCCACGCGCTCAAGGACATCAACATCGAGGTCGAGCAAGGCGAAGTGCTGTGCATCATCGGCCCGTCCGGCTCCGGCAAAAGCACCCTGCTGCGCTGCGTGAATCAGTTGGAAAAGATCGACAAGGGCGGCCTGTGGGTCGACGGCGAACTGGTGGGTTACCGCATCGCCGGCAACAAGCTGCACGAGCTCAACGAGTCGCAGATCGCCCGCCAGCGCCTCGCCACTGGCATGGTGTTCCAGCGTTTCAACCTGTTCCCGCACATGACCGTGCTGCAAAACATCATCGAAGGGCCGTGCCAGGTGCTCAAGCGTTCGCCCAAAGAAGCGCACGAAGAAGCCTTGGAATTGCTGGCGCGCGTCGGCCTGGCCGACAAGCGCAACAGCTACCCGATCGAACTGTCGGGCGGCCAGCAACAACGGGTGGCGATTGCCCGCGCGCTGGCCATGCGACCCAAGCTGATGCTGTTCGATGAACCCACTTCGGCACTCGACCCGGAACTGGTCGGTGAGGTGCTGTCGGTAATGCGAGATCTGGCGCAGACCGGCATGACCATGATCGTCGTCACCCATGAACTGGGCTTCGCTCGCGAGGTTTCCAACCGCATGGTGTTCATGGACGGCGGGCAGATCGTGGAGGCTGGAAGCCCCGAAGAAATACTAATAAGTCCGCAAAACCCACGCACCCAAAGCTTCATTTCTGCCGTTCGAACCTAG
- the astA gene encoding arginine N-succinyltransferase has translation MIVRPATPADLPALLALAQSAGTGLTTLPADAARLTQRLEWAAKTFAGEAERGDADYLFVLENDQQEAVGICALAGAVGLREPWYNYRLGLFVAASKNLGINQQLPTLFLGNDMTGHSELCSLFLHADHRSGLNGRLLSKARFLFLAEFRQHFGDKVIAEMRGYSDEEGVSPFWEGLGRHFFKMNFADADYLTGLGNKTFIAELMPKFPLPTCLLPEAARAVIGRVHPNTEPALGMLKAEGFEHRDYIDIFDGGPLIECATGDIRAVRDSQVLQLSIGTPGEQAATYLIHNRQFAECRITAAPARVAAGTLIVDAQTAKTLGLSAGASVRAVSLAVPVRQQSAA, from the coding sequence ATGATCGTCCGTCCTGCAACACCAGCAGATTTGCCGGCCCTGTTGGCCCTGGCCCAAAGCGCCGGAACCGGTTTGACCACCTTGCCGGCCGATGCGGCGCGCTTGACCCAGCGCCTGGAATGGGCGGCGAAAACCTTTGCAGGCGAGGCCGAGCGCGGCGATGCCGATTACCTGTTTGTGCTGGAGAACGACCAGCAAGAAGCGGTCGGCATCTGTGCATTGGCGGGTGCCGTCGGTCTGCGCGAGCCTTGGTACAACTATCGATTGGGCCTGTTCGTCGCCGCGTCGAAAAACCTCGGAATCAATCAGCAACTGCCTACGTTGTTCCTCGGCAATGACATGACCGGCCACTCGGAACTGTGTTCGCTGTTTTTGCATGCCGATCACCGCAGCGGTCTGAATGGCCGCTTGTTGTCGAAGGCGCGGTTCCTGTTTCTGGCGGAGTTTCGTCAGCACTTCGGTGACAAGGTGATCGCGGAGATGCGCGGTTATTCGGATGAAGAGGGTGTATCACCGTTCTGGGAAGGTTTGGGGCGGCACTTCTTCAAGATGAATTTCGCCGACGCTGACTACCTCACGGGCCTTGGCAACAAAACCTTCATCGCCGAACTGATGCCCAAGTTTCCACTGCCGACCTGCCTGTTGCCTGAGGCGGCGCGCGCGGTTATCGGTCGCGTGCACCCCAACACCGAACCGGCACTGGGCATGCTCAAGGCTGAAGGGTTCGAGCACCGGGATTACATCGATATCTTTGATGGCGGGCCGCTGATCGAATGCGCCACTGGCGACATCCGTGCGGTGCGCGACAGTCAGGTGTTGCAACTGAGCATCGGTACGCCAGGAGAGCAGGCGGCGACGTACCTGATTCACAACCGCCAGTTTGCCGAATGCCGGATTACCGCTGCTCCCGCGCGCGTCGCCGCCGGGACCTTGATCGTCGATGCGCAAACGGCGAAAACGTTAGGGTTGAGTGCCGGGGCGTCGGTGCGTGCGGTGAGCCTGGCGGTGCCGGTGCGGCAGCAATCGGCTGCGTAG
- a CDS encoding polysaccharide deacetylase — protein sequence MADSTVWPDGYRCAVVLTVDYNDIHGILTQAPEVAGRDKTLSVWRYGTQRGVERLLGLFDALGVSSSWFIPGIVAEENPEHIRAILAGGHEIACAGYRHQHYDNLTLAEQSAEVAKGCSALSALTGQRPTGFRIPAGNGAPGFIEALRDHGIRWDSSWRGDDLPFAHPTACDVIELPLHYELEDEPYFAFNLSPAVPPAQSRIASYSHTLGNLQMDFAGFHRFGLCYVLRLHPEIIATPGRIGVLRELLQSIQQHDDVWIATGAEVARWWAESAAPVSEDHPAAVYERHYRDYGV from the coding sequence ATGGCTGATTCCACTGTCTGGCCTGACGGCTACCGCTGTGCCGTGGTGCTGACCGTCGATTACAACGACATCCACGGCATTCTCACCCAGGCTCCGGAAGTCGCCGGGCGCGACAAGACCTTATCGGTGTGGCGCTACGGAACGCAACGCGGTGTCGAGCGTTTGCTCGGATTGTTCGATGCCCTGGGCGTTTCCAGCAGTTGGTTCATTCCCGGCATCGTCGCCGAGGAAAACCCGGAGCACATCCGGGCGATCCTGGCCGGCGGGCATGAAATTGCCTGCGCCGGGTATCGCCATCAGCACTACGACAACCTGACGCTGGCCGAGCAAAGCGCCGAAGTCGCCAAGGGCTGCTCGGCCTTGAGCGCGCTGACCGGTCAACGTCCGACAGGCTTTCGCATCCCCGCCGGCAACGGTGCGCCGGGCTTCATCGAGGCGTTGCGCGATCACGGCATTCGCTGGGATTCGTCATGGCGCGGCGATGATTTGCCCTTCGCTCACCCGACGGCATGCGACGTGATCGAGCTGCCGTTGCACTACGAACTGGAAGACGAACCCTACTTCGCCTTCAACCTCAGCCCGGCGGTGCCGCCTGCGCAATCGCGCATCGCCTCCTACAGCCACACCTTGGGCAACCTGCAAATGGACTTCGCCGGGTTTCATCGGTTCGGGCTGTGTTACGTACTGCGGCTGCACCCGGAAATCATCGCCACGCCGGGACGGATCGGCGTGTTGCGGGAATTGCTGCAGAGCATTCAACAGCACGACGACGTCTGGATCGCCACCGGGGCCGAGGTCGCCCGATGGTGGGCCGAGTCGGCAGCGCCCGTGAGCGAGGATCACCCGGCGGCGGTGTACGAACGTCATTATCGGGATTACGGCGTATGA
- a CDS encoding polysaccharide deacetylase, with protein MSSSLQPTWPDQHTACLALAFDLDGPTGDAMLNGSIWRKPEYFGFGGYGPYRALPRILDVLDEFRIPTTFFVPAWVVENWPKQCQAIVERGHEVAYHGYKHESFYALTLEQQKDVMNKSREVFWKYLNIRAEGFRTPSGDWRAETPAMLVEAGVTYSSSMRGDDRPYLVKVPGFDTPLVEIPGRWEMDDYASLAYTRAPDFPSGLDRTASYALTLDNWCREFDGAMDEGLCLTTLFHPKITGKPGRILLLEKLFEHMRQRDDVWFATCRDVAHWWLKEHHHG; from the coding sequence ATGTCCTCCTCGCTACAACCGACCTGGCCGGACCAGCACACAGCCTGCCTCGCCCTGGCCTTCGACCTTGATGGCCCGACCGGTGATGCGATGCTCAACGGCTCGATCTGGCGCAAGCCCGAGTATTTCGGTTTTGGTGGTTACGGCCCCTATCGGGCGCTGCCGCGGATTCTCGACGTGCTGGATGAGTTCCGGATCCCGACCACGTTTTTCGTCCCGGCCTGGGTCGTGGAAAACTGGCCGAAACAGTGCCAGGCGATTGTCGAGCGCGGGCATGAGGTGGCGTACCACGGCTACAAACACGAATCCTTTTACGCCCTGACGCTGGAGCAGCAGAAGGACGTGATGAACAAATCCCGCGAGGTGTTCTGGAAATACCTGAACATCCGCGCCGAAGGTTTTCGCACGCCATCCGGCGACTGGCGAGCCGAAACCCCGGCCATGCTGGTGGAAGCCGGCGTGACCTATTCCAGCAGCATGCGCGGCGACGACCGGCCGTACCTGGTGAAAGTGCCGGGTTTCGACACGCCGTTGGTGGAAATCCCCGGTCGCTGGGAAATGGACGACTATGCCTCCCTCGCCTACACCCGCGCGCCAGACTTTCCCTCGGGGCTCGACCGCACGGCCAGCTACGCGCTGACCCTCGACAACTGGTGCCGCGAGTTCGACGGCGCCATGGATGAAGGGCTGTGCCTGACCACCCTGTTCCACCCCAAGATCACCGGCAAACCGGGACGCATCCTGTTGCTGGAAAAACTCTTCGAACACATGCGCCAACGCGACGACGTCTGGTTCGCCACCTGCCGCGACGTCGCCCACTGGTGGCTGAAGGAGCATCACCATGGCTGA
- the argH gene encoding argininosuccinate lyase, whose protein sequence is MSQTTDRLWGARFKSGPSEALAALSRCPERYFRLTPYDLAGSKAHARELQRAGLLSEQETQTMLDALERIGDDFRAGSIAPTLDDEDVHTFIERLLTERLGALGGKLRAGRSRNDQTANDLRLFLRDHVRTLAVEVLALQQALVEQAEQHVESICPGFTHLQQAQPIVFAHHLLAHAQSMLRDVQRLVDWDVRTSLSPLGAAAMAGSAIARLPQQSAKEMGYSGVCENSIDAVASRDHVAEFLFIASMLGINISRLAEEFCLWSSRQFRWVALDDAYATGSSIMPQKKNPDIAELARGKAGRLIGNLTGLLSTLKSLPLSYNRDLSEDKNGVLDSVDTLLLVLPAMAGMVATMKVNVEELRRQAPLGFTLATEVADWLAVRGVPFKEAHEITGALVQACEKHDIELWEASPALLAEIDPRLKPEVRDSLTLEAAIAARSGWGGTAPQQVREQIGRLKTALAAQQQWTENYQGFRL, encoded by the coding sequence ATGTCTCAAACCACCGACCGTCTCTGGGGTGCCCGTTTCAAGAGCGGCCCTTCCGAAGCTCTCGCGGCCCTGTCCCGTTGCCCCGAGCGCTACTTCCGCCTTACCCCGTACGACCTCGCCGGTTCCAAGGCGCATGCCCGGGAATTGCAGCGCGCAGGGCTGTTGAGCGAGCAGGAAACCCAGACCATGCTCGACGCTCTGGAACGCATCGGTGATGACTTCCGTGCCGGCAGCATCGCGCCGACGCTGGACGACGAAGACGTCCACACCTTCATCGAGCGCCTGCTGACCGAACGCCTCGGCGCACTGGGCGGCAAGCTGCGCGCCGGCCGTTCGCGCAACGACCAGACCGCCAACGACCTGCGGCTGTTCCTGCGTGATCACGTCCGTACTTTGGCCGTTGAAGTGCTGGCCTTGCAGCAGGCACTGGTGGAGCAGGCCGAGCAACACGTCGAAAGCATCTGCCCGGGCTTCACTCACCTGCAACAGGCCCAGCCGATCGTCTTCGCTCATCACTTGCTGGCCCACGCCCAATCGATGCTGCGCGACGTGCAGCGTCTGGTGGACTGGGATGTGCGCACCTCGCTGTCGCCACTCGGTGCAGCGGCCATGGCCGGCTCCGCCATCGCTCGCCTGCCGCAGCAATCGGCCAAGGAAATGGGTTACAGCGGTGTTTGCGAAAACTCCATCGACGCTGTGGCCAGCCGCGATCACGTTGCCGAATTCCTGTTTATCGCCAGCATGCTCGGGATCAACATTTCTCGCCTCGCCGAAGAATTCTGCCTGTGGTCGTCGCGGCAGTTTCGCTGGGTCGCACTGGACGATGCCTACGCCACTGGCAGTTCGATCATGCCGCAGAAGAAAAACCCGGACATCGCCGAACTGGCCCGAGGCAAGGCAGGCCGCCTGATCGGTAACCTGACCGGTCTGCTGTCGACCCTCAAATCCCTGCCGCTGTCCTACAACCGTGACCTCAGCGAAGACAAAAACGGTGTGCTCGACAGCGTCGACACCCTGCTGCTGGTGCTGCCGGCCATGGCCGGGATGGTTGCGACCATGAAGGTCAACGTTGAAGAGCTGCGTCGTCAGGCACCGTTGGGCTTCACCCTCGCCACCGAAGTGGCCGACTGGCTGGCGGTGCGCGGCGTGCCGTTCAAGGAAGCTCACGAAATCACCGGCGCATTGGTCCAGGCCTGCGAGAAGCACGACATCGAACTGTGGGAAGCGTCCCCGGCGCTGCTGGCCGAGATCGATCCGCGCCTCAAGCCTGAAGTGCGTGACAGCCTGACCCTCGAAGCCGCTATCGCCGCCCGCAGTGGCTGGGGTGGTACCGCGCCGCAACAGGTGCGCGAGCAGATCGGCCGTTTGAAAACCGCCCTCGCTGCGCAGCAGCAATGGACCGAGAACTATCAGGGTTTTCGTCTCTGA
- a CDS encoding ABC transporter substrate-binding protein: MKNFVIPAVLAGVMASSFTWAAELPASIKDKGEVVVAIMPNYPPMDFKDPATNTLTGLDYDLGNALAERLGVKIKWQETGFEQMINALTTDRVDMVMSGMTDTAERQASVTFVDYFTSGPQFYTLQKNKETNEIIDLCGKKVGTSRRTTFPAEIAAWSKANCEAAGKPAINVIGTEGSADARAQLRQSRIDAAMQGSETLPYLKTQEKDMYKTVGLPISKQFTGLGVSKKKPELSEAVKVALQSMVDDGSYQAILKKWDLELGAIKTVTINAGK, encoded by the coding sequence ATGAAGAATTTTGTTATCCCCGCAGTACTCGCAGGCGTTATGGCTTCCAGTTTCACTTGGGCCGCCGAGCTACCGGCCAGCATCAAGGACAAAGGCGAGGTCGTTGTGGCAATCATGCCGAACTACCCGCCGATGGATTTCAAGGACCCGGCCACCAACACCCTTACAGGGCTCGACTATGACCTGGGCAACGCCTTGGCTGAACGTCTGGGCGTGAAGATCAAATGGCAGGAAACCGGCTTCGAGCAAATGATCAACGCGCTGACCACCGACCGCGTGGACATGGTGATGTCGGGCATGACCGACACCGCCGAGCGTCAGGCCAGTGTGACCTTCGTTGACTACTTCACCAGCGGTCCGCAGTTCTACACCTTGCAGAAAAACAAGGAAACGAACGAGATCATCGACCTGTGCGGCAAGAAAGTCGGCACCAGCCGACGTACGACCTTCCCGGCGGAAATCGCCGCGTGGAGCAAGGCCAACTGCGAAGCCGCCGGCAAGCCTGCGATCAACGTGATCGGCACCGAAGGCTCGGCCGACGCCCGCGCACAGCTGCGCCAGAGCCGCATCGACGCGGCCATGCAGGGCAGCGAAACCCTGCCGTACCTCAAGACCCAGGAAAAGGACATGTACAAAACCGTGGGCCTGCCGATTTCCAAGCAGTTCACCGGGTTGGGTGTGAGCAAGAAAAAGCCTGAGCTGAGTGAAGCGGTGAAAGTCGCGTTGCAGAGCATGGTCGATGACGGCAGCTACCAGGCGATCCTGAAGAAGTGGGACCTGGAACTGGGCGCGATCAAGACCGTGACCATTAACGCCGGGAAATAA
- a CDS encoding amino acid ABC transporter permease produces the protein MSQTQAERLQAERKLAENQFDITQYQHVPRRYYGRIFFATVIVIAIIGLVRAFAEGKIEWSYIGQFLTSQAIMWGLLNTIVMAVLAMALGIVFGVITAIMRMSANPILRYVALTYTWLFRGTPLILQLLLWFNLALIFPTIGIPGLFEMDTVSLMTPFVAALLGLSINQGAYTAEVVRAGLLSVDTGQYEAAKSIGMPRLQALRRIILPQAMRIIIPPVGNEFIGMVKMTSLASVIQYSELLYNAQNIYYANARVMELLIVAGIWYLATVTVLSFGQSRLERRFARGAGKRS, from the coding sequence ATGAGCCAGACTCAGGCAGAACGACTCCAGGCGGAGCGCAAACTGGCGGAAAACCAGTTCGATATCACCCAGTACCAGCACGTGCCACGGCGTTACTACGGACGGATTTTTTTCGCCACCGTAATAGTCATCGCGATCATAGGATTGGTGCGGGCCTTCGCCGAAGGCAAGATCGAATGGTCGTACATCGGCCAGTTCCTCACCTCACAGGCCATTATGTGGGGCCTGCTCAATACCATCGTCATGGCAGTGCTGGCGATGGCGTTGGGTATTGTCTTCGGGGTGATCACGGCAATCATGCGCATGTCGGCCAACCCGATCCTGCGCTATGTGGCATTGACCTACACCTGGCTGTTCCGCGGTACGCCGCTGATTTTGCAGCTGCTGCTGTGGTTCAACCTGGCGCTGATCTTCCCCACCATCGGCATCCCCGGCCTGTTCGAAATGGACACCGTGAGCCTGATGACGCCGTTCGTGGCCGCCCTCCTCGGCTTGAGCATCAACCAGGGCGCCTACACCGCCGAAGTGGTGCGCGCCGGTCTGCTCTCGGTGGACACCGGGCAGTACGAAGCCGCCAAGTCGATCGGCATGCCGCGCCTGCAAGCACTGCGCCGGATCATCTTGCCCCAGGCCATGCGGATCATCATTCCGCCGGTGGGTAACGAGTTCATCGGCATGGTGAAAATGACGTCCCTGGCGAGTGTCATCCAGTACTCGGAACTGCTCTACAACGCCCAGAACATCTACTACGCCAACGCCCGCGTGATGGAGTTGCTGATCGTCGCCGGTATCTGGTACCTGGCCACCGTCACCGTCCTGTCCTTTGGTCAAAGCCGTCTGGAGCGTCGTTTCGCTCGCGGCGCCGGCAAGCGTTCTTGA
- a CDS encoding HPP family protein, with amino-acid sequence MFARWLPAAINTRPSEWSRAAIGMSLGTMFSVWLCSQVFGMEVAQHLIGPLGASAVLLFAVSSGALAQPWSILGGYLSAGVVSLLVAHVLGRTLGSACLAAGMSLILMCWLRCLHPPAGALALLLVLADPATIALDWKALGPVMLSGSTMLFSALAYNNLTRIRYPKRPAEPVPMMPVPASQAITAADLKLALTDMEAFYDVTPEDLEQLIHACELHAKRRSIGDVFSSKG; translated from the coding sequence ATGTTCGCTCGCTGGTTACCTGCCGCCATCAATACCCGTCCTTCAGAATGGAGCCGCGCCGCTATCGGCATGTCGCTGGGAACGATGTTCAGCGTCTGGCTCTGCAGTCAGGTATTTGGCATGGAAGTGGCGCAGCACCTGATCGGTCCGCTGGGTGCATCCGCAGTATTGCTGTTTGCTGTGTCCTCGGGCGCCCTCGCCCAGCCTTGGTCGATACTTGGCGGCTATTTGAGCGCCGGGGTGGTCTCGTTGCTGGTCGCTCACGTGCTCGGACGCACCCTCGGCAGCGCCTGCCTGGCGGCGGGCATGTCGCTGATTCTGATGTGCTGGCTGCGTTGCCTGCACCCGCCGGCCGGAGCGCTGGCATTGCTGTTGGTGCTGGCGGACCCGGCGACCATTGCCCTGGATTGGAAAGCCCTCGGCCCGGTGATGCTCAGTGGCTCGACGATGCTGTTCAGCGCACTGGCGTACAACAACCTGACGCGCATTCGTTACCCAAAACGTCCCGCTGAGCCGGTGCCGATGATGCCCGTCCCCGCCAGCCAGGCGATCACTGCCGCGGATCTGAAACTGGCCCTCACCGACATGGAAGCGTTCTACGACGTCACCCCCGAAGACCTCGAACAACTGATTCATGCCTGTGAGTTGCATGCCAAGCGGCGCAGCATCGGGGATGTGTTTTCCAGCAAGGGTTGA
- a CDS encoding MFS transporter: MATYSLVIRRLMIVSLTIVVSRAITSPLLTLFLSNKLGLNQQDVGLLLGIAVFIATLLALYGGYIIDRLEKRRLLILAMLSSAIGFVLLTFAQNLYLTTATLVITETASALFLIGSKAILSENLPVGQRAKAFSLRYTLTNIGYATGPMLGVVIAGVQPLAPFLIAGGIAFFSIFLMSGIPKDPAQTPAIGQPQSFLKTLITLKNDRTLIMFTCGCLLSTVVHGRFTLYLSQYLLVTHDSKRALETMAALLACNAISVILLQYQIGRFLKREQLRYWIAGGTSLFILGLIGFSLADSLVSWCVAMFIFTLGEMIIYPAEFLFVDTLAPEELRGSYYGAQNLAALGGALSPVICGFLLMHSPAPTMFYALSALTAMGGFLCFMSGRRVAILQK; this comes from the coding sequence GTGGCCACTTACTCCCTCGTCATTCGCCGCTTGATGATCGTTTCGCTGACCATCGTCGTCAGCCGCGCCATTACCAGCCCGTTGCTCACCCTGTTTCTGAGCAACAAACTCGGCCTCAACCAACAGGACGTCGGCCTGCTGCTGGGCATCGCGGTGTTTATCGCCACCCTGCTCGCCCTTTATGGCGGTTACATCATCGACCGCCTTGAAAAGCGTCGACTGCTGATCCTGGCCATGCTCTCCAGCGCCATCGGCTTCGTGTTGCTGACCTTCGCTCAAAACCTGTACCTGACCACCGCCACCCTGGTGATCACCGAAACCGCCTCGGCGCTGTTCCTGATCGGGTCCAAGGCGATTCTCAGCGAAAACCTGCCGGTGGGTCAGCGCGCGAAAGCCTTTTCGCTGCGCTACACCCTGACCAACATCGGCTACGCCACCGGTCCCATGCTCGGTGTGGTGATCGCCGGGGTGCAGCCGCTGGCGCCGTTCCTGATTGCCGGTGGCATCGCCTTCTTCAGTATTTTCCTGATGAGCGGGATTCCCAAAGACCCGGCCCAGACACCCGCCATCGGCCAGCCACAGAGCTTTCTCAAAACCCTGATCACCCTGAAGAACGACCGCACACTGATCATGTTCACCTGCGGCTGCCTGCTCAGCACCGTGGTGCACGGTCGTTTTACCCTGTACCTGTCGCAATACCTGCTGGTGACCCACGATTCCAAGCGAGCGCTGGAAACCATGGCCGCCCTGCTCGCCTGCAACGCCATCAGCGTGATCTTGCTGCAATACCAGATCGGCCGGTTCCTCAAACGTGAACAACTGCGTTACTGGATTGCCGGTGGCACCAGCCTGTTCATCCTCGGGTTGATCGGTTTCAGCCTGGCCGACAGCCTCGTGAGTTGGTGCGTGGCGATGTTCATTTTCACCCTCGGTGAAATGATCATTTACCCGGCCGAGTTCCTCTTCGTCGACACCCTGGCCCCGGAAGAACTGCGTGGCAGCTACTACGGCGCGCAGAACCTCGCGGCCCTCGGCGGTGCGCTGAGCCCGGTGATCTGCGGCTTCCTGCTGATGCACTCGCCTGCGCCCACCATGTTCTATGCGCTGAGTGCGTTGACGGCGATGGGCGGTTTCCTCTGCTTCATGAGTGGTCGGCGGGTGGCTATACTGCAAAAATAA